A section of the Alkalihalobacillus sp. LMS39 genome encodes:
- a CDS encoding YkvA family protein, whose amino-acid sequence MGKIKAWAKKIKQQLFVLYFAYKDERVPWYAKVFTICVVAYAFSPIDLIPDFIPILGYVDDVILVPMGILLALKMIPNEVILECEVKAKEMINRRKPKNWIVGSLIILLWSIIMFWVILKVFQLFR is encoded by the coding sequence ATGGGGAAAATAAAGGCTTGGGCAAAAAAAATAAAACAACAACTCTTTGTCCTTTACTTCGCATATAAAGATGAAAGAGTACCTTGGTATGCTAAGGTGTTTACAATTTGTGTCGTAGCGTACGCGTTCAGTCCCATTGATTTAATACCTGATTTCATACCAATCCTTGGTTATGTAGATGATGTTATTTTAGTTCCAATGGGGATACTACTTGCATTAAAAATGATACCAAATGAAGTCATATTAGAATGTGAAGTTAAAGCAAAAGAAATGATTAATAGAAGGAAACCCAAAAATTGGATTGTAGGGTCACTTATCATTTTGTTATGGAGCATTATTATGTTTTGGGTTATTTTAAAAGTTTTTCAGTTATTCAGATAA
- a CDS encoding ATP-binding cassette domain-containing protein — protein MSDYILEMNNISKEFTGVKALSNVNFKVERGEIHFLVGENGAGKSTLMKVLSGVYPYGNYDGDIVFNGKVQQFNKISDSVDSGIVIIYQELALFPDLTVYENIFIGNEIASRGVLNWNEVVVKSKEMLEKVNLKVNPELLIKDLGVGKQQLVEIAKALSKEVKLLILDEPTAALNEDDSENLLELLRELKKQGITSIMISHKLKEVIAIADKATVLRDGETICTLDASKGEITEEAIIKNMVGREIKEIYPKREKQEFGDKILELVNWNAYDPQLGRNVAKDVNINVKQGEIVGIAGLMGAGRTELALSIFGNAAKYDLKGNMLLDGKPVHLKHTSEAIKAGIAYVTEDRKGDGLFLLQDIKKNISTANLNQITSLGVVNENEEIKVAESYKTSLGIKTPSIQQLVGNLSGGNQQKVSLGKWLFVGPKLLILDEPTRGIDVGAKFEIYTVMNELIKNGMSIIMISSELGEILGMSDRVYVMAEGRITGELLAKDADQEKIMELATQ, from the coding sequence ATGAGTGATTATATTTTAGAGATGAACAATATTTCAAAAGAGTTTACGGGAGTAAAGGCTCTTTCTAACGTTAATTTTAAAGTTGAAAGAGGAGAAATCCACTTTTTAGTTGGGGAAAATGGTGCCGGCAAATCAACACTTATGAAAGTATTAAGTGGCGTGTATCCTTATGGCAATTATGATGGCGATATAGTTTTTAATGGCAAGGTGCAACAGTTTAATAAAATTAGTGATAGTGTTGACTCCGGCATTGTTATTATTTATCAGGAGCTTGCATTATTCCCTGATCTGACAGTGTATGAAAATATATTTATCGGTAATGAAATTGCAAGTCGTGGTGTTCTTAATTGGAACGAAGTGGTCGTTAAGTCGAAAGAAATGCTTGAAAAAGTAAACTTAAAAGTGAATCCAGAACTATTAATTAAAGATTTAGGTGTTGGGAAACAACAGCTTGTTGAAATTGCAAAAGCGTTGAGTAAAGAAGTGAAGCTTCTCATTCTAGATGAGCCAACAGCAGCGCTTAATGAAGATGATAGTGAAAATCTATTAGAGTTATTACGAGAATTGAAGAAACAAGGAATTACTTCCATCATGATTTCCCACAAGTTAAAAGAAGTAATTGCTATTGCAGATAAAGCAACAGTTCTTAGGGATGGCGAAACGATTTGTACGTTGGATGCCTCCAAAGGAGAAATAACAGAGGAAGCCATTATTAAAAACATGGTTGGGCGTGAAATTAAAGAAATCTATCCAAAGCGAGAGAAGCAGGAATTTGGCGATAAAATCCTTGAACTAGTAAACTGGAACGCCTATGACCCACAATTAGGACGGAATGTTGCAAAGGATGTCAACATTAACGTCAAACAAGGGGAAATCGTTGGGATTGCTGGTTTAATGGGGGCTGGAAGAACAGAGTTAGCACTCAGTATTTTCGGAAATGCCGCCAAATATGACCTTAAAGGAAACATGCTATTAGACGGAAAGCCTGTTCACTTGAAACATACGAGTGAAGCCATTAAAGCTGGCATTGCTTATGTGACAGAAGATAGAAAAGGGGATGGATTATTCTTATTACAAGATATTAAAAAGAATATTTCCACCGCCAATTTAAATCAAATAACTTCACTTGGTGTTGTTAACGAAAACGAAGAAATTAAAGTAGCAGAGTCTTACAAAACATCACTTGGCATCAAAACACCATCAATTCAACAGCTTGTTGGGAATCTAAGTGGCGGAAATCAGCAAAAAGTGTCATTAGGAAAATGGCTATTCGTTGGTCCAAAGCTATTAATTTTAGATGAACCGACACGTGGAATTGATGTTGGAGCTAAGTTTGAAATTTATACGGTCATGAATGAACTCATAAAAAATGGGATGAGTATTATTATGATTTCCTCAGAGTTAGGTGAAATCCTTGGAATGAGCGATAGAGTGTATGTCATGGCAGAAGGACGCATCACAGGAGAATTGTTAGCGAAAGACGCGGACCAAGAAAAGATTATGGAGCTTGCAACGCAATAG
- a CDS encoding sugar ABC transporter permease translates to MKLLIEAKDLIKHNIRDYGMYIALIVIMITFTILTDGLFLTSRNISNLLDSAGYIAVLAVGVMLVIVIRHIDLSIGFLAGFLGAVAAILLMHYGVPVYIVIPIILILGICAGSITGFLVAKVGIPAFVATLAGWLIYRGAILLVTEDTGTIIINDPVFNAIGNGYIPSVMEVGGLHLLSLLIGAASILFYIYSSISNRRKKLKYNFDVVSKPLFVIQLAFVSAIIGYITWLLAGYNGFSWTVIIIMVVVLVYHFITTKTVIGRHIYAVGSNPEAAHLSGINVSKITFMVFGSMGMLAALSGILFTSRLQSATTTAGTLFELDAIAAAFVGGASAAGGVGKVTGAVIGALVMATLTNGMNLMGVGIASQYMIRGGVLALAVIFDVMTRRQRA, encoded by the coding sequence ATGAAATTGCTCATTGAAGCGAAAGATTTAATTAAACACAATATTCGTGATTATGGTATGTACATTGCCTTAATTGTTATTATGATTACTTTTACAATTTTAACGGACGGATTATTTTTAACATCTCGGAATATTAGTAACTTATTAGACTCTGCAGGATATATTGCTGTATTAGCGGTTGGGGTTATGCTAGTTATTGTCATACGCCATATCGACTTATCCATTGGGTTTTTAGCTGGATTTCTCGGTGCAGTAGCGGCTATCTTATTAATGCATTACGGCGTACCAGTATATATTGTTATTCCAATCATTCTTATTTTAGGTATTTGTGCTGGTTCGATTACAGGATTCCTTGTAGCAAAAGTTGGGATTCCAGCCTTTGTTGCGACACTAGCAGGTTGGTTAATTTATCGAGGAGCAATCCTGTTAGTGACAGAAGATACAGGAACAATCATCATCAATGACCCAGTATTTAATGCTATTGGGAATGGGTATATTCCTTCGGTAATGGAGGTTGGAGGATTACATCTTCTATCCTTGTTAATTGGAGCAGCCTCGATTCTATTTTACATTTATAGCTCAATTTCGAATCGAAGAAAAAAATTAAAGTATAATTTTGATGTCGTATCAAAACCACTGTTTGTGATTCAATTAGCTTTTGTGTCAGCAATTATTGGATACATCACATGGCTCTTAGCCGGTTATAATGGATTTTCATGGACTGTTATTATTATTATGGTCGTTGTTCTTGTCTATCATTTCATTACAACGAAAACAGTTATCGGAAGACATATTTATGCTGTAGGAAGTAACCCTGAAGCCGCTCATCTTAGTGGTATCAACGTTAGTAAAATTACGTTTATGGTGTTTGGTTCAATGGGGATGCTTGCGGCACTTTCTGGGATTTTATTTACATCACGCTTACAATCAGCAACAACAACAGCAGGTACATTATTTGAACTTGATGCGATTGCAGCTGCTTTCGTAGGTGGGGCATCCGCTGCTGGTGGAGTTGGTAAAGTCACAGGTGCTGTCATCGGTGCCCTTGTTATGGCAACATTAACAAACGGAATGAATTTAATGGGTGTAGGAATTGCCTCGCAATATATGATTCGAGGCGGAGTACTCGCATTAGCTGTTATCTTTGATGTTATGACGCGAAGACAAAGAGCGTAA
- a CDS encoding sugar-binding protein: MNKKIKFISVLFIGLLMMFMTACGSSNETGGGSNDSGESSASKGNSGGVEVGIVLPTRDEPRWVQDEERFKAALSESEYNTEILFSQGSSANERENVETLINRGVDVLIIAPHDGAAAASSVAAAKAEGITVISYDRLVTDTDAVDYYVTFDSIAVGEAQGQYLIDNANGTGIPLYLYAGASSDNNAFLFFEGAWKVLQPKIADGTFVIANSSEAEALQAKADLTREEYGRILGQVTTNWDPSEAINKAQTQLTAASDDLKGDVAILAPNDGTSRAIADVFGADNEITSYFITGQDAEIASIQYIIDGKQSMTVFKDVRTLVQDAIGMAIDVLDGKTPETTGSYNNGNVDVSAKQTNVIVVDQENVKSELIDSGYYEASQFTGLE; the protein is encoded by the coding sequence ATGAATAAGAAAATTAAATTCATTTCCGTATTGTTCATCGGACTACTAATGATGTTTATGACAGCATGTGGTAGTTCAAATGAAACAGGTGGGGGAAGTAATGACAGTGGCGAAAGTAGTGCAAGTAAAGGAAACAGCGGCGGAGTAGAAGTTGGGATTGTTTTACCAACAAGAGATGAGCCGAGATGGGTACAAGATGAAGAAAGATTCAAAGCAGCACTTTCTGAATCAGAATACAATACAGAAATCTTATTCAGTCAAGGTTCTTCAGCTAATGAAAGAGAAAACGTGGAAACTTTAATTAATAGAGGAGTAGATGTATTAATCATTGCTCCACATGATGGTGCAGCAGCTGCTTCATCTGTAGCCGCAGCAAAAGCAGAAGGAATTACAGTTATCTCATACGATCGCCTCGTTACAGATACAGATGCAGTTGATTACTATGTAACATTTGACAGTATTGCGGTAGGAGAAGCGCAAGGACAATATTTAATTGATAATGCAAATGGAACAGGAATTCCGTTATATCTATATGCTGGTGCCTCTTCTGATAACAACGCGTTTTTATTCTTTGAAGGAGCATGGAAAGTACTTCAACCGAAAATTGCAGATGGAACGTTTGTTATTGCTAACTCTAGTGAAGCAGAAGCATTACAAGCAAAAGCTGACCTAACTCGTGAGGAATATGGTCGTATCCTTGGACAGGTTACAACAAACTGGGATCCTAGTGAAGCGATTAATAAAGCACAAACACAATTAACAGCTGCTAGTGATGACCTAAAAGGTGATGTTGCTATCCTAGCACCGAATGATGGTACGTCTCGTGCGATTGCAGATGTATTTGGTGCAGACAATGAAATCACAAGTTATTTTATTACTGGTCAAGATGCTGAAATCGCTTCAATTCAGTACATTATCGATGGAAAACAATCGATGACTGTGTTTAAAGATGTTCGTACATTAGTACAAGATGCAATCGGAATGGCGATTGATGTTCTAGATGGTAAAACGCCAGAAACAACAGGTAGCTATAACAACGGAAATGTTGATGTAAGTGCAAAACAAACGAATGTTATTGTAGTAGACCAAGAGAACGTGAAAAGCGAGCTTATCGACTCTGGATACTATGAAGCTAGTCAGTTTACTGGATTAGAATAA
- a CDS encoding YdeI/OmpD-associated family protein, whose amino-acid sequence MEIENLLPVKTRKDIRVWLQENANTEKSFWVLVSMKPSPERVLYLDAVEEALCFGWIDGIKKKISETELAQRFSPRSKKSSWTELNKERVRRLDKLGLMTDEGRRVLPDLDRQSFRIDEVIEQRIKEDQQVHGHFRAFPNLYKMVRIDTIQSAKNQPELYRSRLDKFITNTRENKMYGQWNDFGRLLDY is encoded by the coding sequence ATGGAAATTGAAAATTTGCTGCCGGTAAAAACAAGAAAAGATATTAGGGTTTGGCTGCAGGAAAATGCTAACACTGAAAAGTCATTCTGGGTCTTGGTTTCTATGAAGCCAAGTCCCGAGAGAGTGTTATATTTGGACGCAGTTGAGGAAGCGTTATGCTTTGGATGGATCGATGGCATCAAAAAGAAAATCTCCGAAACAGAGTTGGCTCAGAGGTTTTCTCCTAGGAGCAAAAAAAGTTCATGGACGGAATTGAACAAAGAACGTGTCCGCCGCCTTGACAAGCTAGGGTTGATGACAGACGAAGGAAGAAGGGTTTTGCCAGATTTGGATCGTCAATCATTTAGAATTGATGAAGTAATCGAGCAGCGGATAAAAGAGGATCAGCAAGTACATGGTCATTTCAGGGCATTTCCGAATCTTTATAAAATGGTCCGGATCGACACGATACAAAGCGCAAAGAATCAACCGGAATTGTATAGGAGCAGATTAGACAAATTCATAACGAACACGAGAGAAAATAAAATGTACGGTCAATGGAATGACTTTGGACGTCTGCTCGATTATTAA
- a CDS encoding EamA family transporter — MLAAFFLAYVTSHVGATEATSSLYLTPAVALLISWLLLGEIPTVLALIGGAFTLLGVSLSNINIRHEDTIKLNRSVR; from the coding sequence ATCCTGGCCGCTTTTTTCTTAGCTTATGTCACTTCACATGTAGGTGCAACAGAAGCAACGAGTTCGCTATATTTAACACCAGCTGTTGCTCTTTTGATTTCATGGTTGTTGTTAGGTGAAATTCCAACAGTGCTCGCCTTAATCGGTGGAGCTTTCACATTACTTGGTGTCAGCTTATCAAACATCAATATTCGTCATGAAGATACAATAAAGCTTAATAGAAGTGTTAGATGA
- a CDS encoding CarD family transcriptional regulator: MFQIGDNIVYPLHGAGIIKAIEEKEISGEKQLYYVINMIIGNMQVMIPTGKVLSCIRPVTDIIALKHIMHIFQHGESESLLPWKQRYKVNSDKIKTGKLQDCAEVVRDLRRMKNEKALNTSEKKMLENAHEFLISELELINGITEKQIKSFY; the protein is encoded by the coding sequence TTGTTTCAAATTGGCGATAATATCGTTTATCCATTGCACGGAGCAGGTATAATTAAAGCCATTGAAGAAAAGGAAATCTCAGGTGAAAAACAATTGTATTATGTCATAAACATGATAATTGGTAATATGCAAGTCATGATTCCTACTGGTAAAGTATTGAGTTGCATACGCCCTGTTACTGACATAATTGCACTAAAACACATCATGCACATTTTTCAGCATGGAGAATCAGAAAGTTTACTCCCGTGGAAACAAAGGTATAAAGTGAACTCTGACAAAATAAAAACAGGAAAACTTCAAGATTGTGCTGAAGTTGTCCGTGATTTAAGGCGAATGAAGAATGAAAAAGCACTTAATACAAGCGAAAAAAAAATGCTAGAAAATGCACATGAATTTTTGATTAGTGAGCTAGAACTTATTAATGGGATTACTGAAAAACAAATAAAAAGTTTCTATTAA